In the genome of Cherax quadricarinatus isolate ZL_2023a chromosome 28, ASM3850222v1, whole genome shotgun sequence, the window CATATGACAAAAGTATTCATCATCCATTACTTTCATTCACTTCAATTTCACTTCTTTATTCACCTTATTCATAAAGTATTTAAATATCATCCTTGAACAACATAATTTTAAAGCATTATTAATTGCCTTAAATCATGTActgtatttatataaaatatagtacagtagggccccgcttttcgGCATTTTGCCTTATggcattctgctaatacggcgatctcaaattatgaccaaaactttctatactgcaagtggtctttcaaatacggcatgggccacccagtttgtttacattctccatgagcacatctctctattatgtaataataatcactcttgggcacattaaatgtctaattttacatcaatatagacaTGTtctatatatgcattttatcgctctaggaaGCTTAATGTCGTAGGTGTAAGTGGCCAGGCAGgatgccatacctcccacacgactttctacaaataaatacttttcacctatCAACatacattaagaccattaagactacaaatattttaaggtaagtaatgcgtgtactgtatatgcattttatcgctctagggagctttaagcaTCATAGTATAGTATGTGTgagtggggtggccaggagggctaccacacctgacttcttagagtaaatgctactcaccttttgccctacattaagactacaaatattttgaggtaaataatgagtgtactgtgtgtgtattttactttttaatgcctagttctattgctaacttaatatatgttagtgtaaacttgttatctggcatttatatgcatttataaatggaaaaaatggagttctgctttccggcaaagtctgctttctggcagtaacctggaacctaacctgccgaataagtggggccctactgtatagacAAATTATTGCACGATTCTAACCTGTGGCTGCTCGTctgttggaggtggtggaggtgcagAGGCTGCATCATcctcctcagcagcagcagtaggtgcagCTGGTGGTTGAGCGTCTCTAGCTCCTCCTGCACCACCCCGTCGTTCCTCTTGGTCTAGGCCTTCCAGGTATGGatttacatcatcatcatcatatatACTAAGATCCTCACCTTTACCTACTATTGCTATGCTGCAGTTCTGAAAATAGTTAAAGGTTAATGCTGAAAGCACTCAAAAAGGTTTTACAAAAAAGAACGTATGAAAGTGAATGAACAAACCATTGAACTACAAATATTAATAACCAAAATACTTCACTAAAACTTTAGGCAGCATATCTCTGCTTAAAACGTCTGTTTATCAAATAAAACAAAGCTACTTTATTTTAAGCTTTTCCAAGAGATTcctagatgctggtgaggggttcttgacccaaggaactgaacctgacttTCCCTTTCTAAGACTGAACCTCACTGCTTACCAATACCCCCCTgccaaggtgctgtatgaccccctaaAAGTTTagtattctcccttcctcatgtgaatgtaataataatagttctTTGTAGGCAAACATTTTTTACATGGACTTTTCAAGTGacaaagaaaatatttaaatcaTGAGTTTTTCCTTCTTAATATACACAGCACAAACAACGGTCAAATTTTTATTTGACTAAATTCACTTAACCCAAAAACACAAATGTAAATAATATATCTGAACATATACATGGCTACATACTGTACTTTTAAAGAACGAGTGTTCTAATTTACAAGCACAATTTAATGCATTAAACCCATAGGATCATAAAGTACCTGGTGGAAGATAATAAGATTTAATCCAAGGAATGAAAGGCTAGCTCCAATTCCTTATAGATCAGGAGCTCTTCACCAGTACATATCAAGGCACCCCTACCTCTCAAGAAGTGTATTAAACTTTAAATTTACAAGAACTACGTTAAATCTACATATACTGTAAAAATACAGTAGAGAGCCCTACTATACTGTACGTATATGcaaatttaataaaataaaatatggaTACCTTATTGGTGAGTTCAACATCATTTGGAAGAGTATCTCTAAGAGCACGTAGTGCATGACGGATAAGCTCTTCCCGAGTAGAACTGCGAAACTCATCAAGGTGGCGTTCAAGATAGGTACGAGCACTCTGGGAACGTGCACCTATTGCCATGGCCTGGCAGTCATAGTAGTTAGCAGAGGGACAGGTCTGGTAGATATGGGGGCCATCTTCATCGAAGCCTGCTAATAAAAGACCAACACCATATGGCCTCTTGTCATAGCGCTGAGTTGCAATCTGCATTTTGGCACCAACACGTTCCATCAGTTTATTTAAGGATAGAGCCTGATTATGAGCAAACTGTTCATTTAAGCACTCTGTCCGCATGAATCTTGATAAGACACGAGCATCAGCAGTCAGTCCTGAGATTGAAACAGCAATATGTTTGTCAATTGGCATTATTTTCTTCTGGTGAGCTGCAAGTTCCGAAGAAGCTCTCTTTAAGGCAACCAGTACAGCATGGGATGAGCTCTTGACACCCACAGTAGCAGAACCCTGTTTCACTGCTTCCATGGCATATTCCACCTGAATGATACAAAGTTACCTTTAATTACTGTACAAAATGAAATACCCAATATTTTTATTAGTACAGTGTATCTTTATATACAGTAATGCTGACATAAACTGCTCTGGCAAAACAAATCTCATACAGGGGTTGCCAACTTACAAGCGAGTAGCATGCCTGATAATCTAACTTATGACTCTGTAATTTGTAGCCATGAACCTATTATTCTATGGGAAATGATAGTACAAACAATAACTGTCTGCCACACTTGTTAATAAATGCAGACCAGCATTCATAAAACTTTTCTCAATATTGTATAGAAGTCTTCGAGGCCTTGCTCATAAATGCTGATCATTGTAATGCAGGAAGCTGTAAGTCAGGGACCCCTGTATATAGTATTCTTCAGTACAGTACAAGTACTCGAAATGCTATAGAATGAAAATGGCAAATTTTTTAACAGTTTGTTAATTAGGAGATATCTGTGATCAATTTAGAATGCTTTTCCAGCCTAGTAACCCAACCTTTAGGCAAACTTCCTTGCTGAAtgtctgttcaaccaggctgttgctgttactggcccAAGGACCCATATAGtcatcagcctggttgatctggaactTTTCAGAGGTAGAAAACCTATTTCCTTTTGCAGACCTCTACATTTGCTCTAGAAATACCATATTTATAAATTACTGGAAATCTTTTTTTAACATAaactattataataattaaaaataatttacTGATATCTACCAACACACCTGGTGGAGGCGCCCTTGCGGAGACCACACTGTGACATCATTATCATACTGATTCCGAAACTGAAATAAACAAATAAAACTTAGCAGTTGGTCAGACTTTGCCATTGCTCATTGCACTTATAATTAAATTAGGACACATTATAAGAAGTAACTGTGCAGTATACTGTGTATATTGAGTGAAACCTTTCTAAACTTGACCTCTGAATACAGTACCAATCACAATTTTCAAGGAAGCTCTAGGCTGGTGACTAAAAATATTAAACCACCACTGCATACTAGGTGTGCACTCATTTCGTAAGATTTGcaaatctacacacacacacagtgaattcttcaattaacaacactgatgtgtaCCACCAAACCTGTTAGGCAAATTACCATAAAATATAACATATTTTTATAGATATCCATTATATAACAAAAGCTGCATTCCAGGATGTACtgacaaaatttaaaaaatatttactcCTGTAGCCTTCTAGTGTCCACGTCAGAAATTAATTTATGGCCCATTTTAGTGTTAACGGCAGACTTACTTATGTTGCTCATCAGATCTTCTATAGGCAACTACAATTGGGAGGTGCATCTCGCACTCAGCAGACAGAGGATCAAGTCTCCACtgtcttgcactgaatgacccacatgggtttagcactgaacatgaattattattattattattattattattattattacgtattattattattattattccttcaTACTCTGCATactaaggggctttctgtatgcaCACCAAACTGTCACCCatttctgtacaaacattgtaatATGTTGAAATAAAGAATCTTTAATCAATGTCATTTATGTAGAGCATAAACAGGGTTTATGCTTTACATAAATGCTCCTTCACTGGATCGAGCCTGAGTGCTTCCCATGCCTTATGCACTATACGACCCTTACAATTTTAGCACTTCCCTATAATtaaaataagaaaataaatacAACTGGGTATGAAAGAAGAGATTAAGGTATTTTTTCATACCTTCAATAGGAATAACAAGAGGGACTTCCTTCTCTACTAAAACAGTGACAGTCACTACGTACTTTCATGGCCACTGTTTTACAATTACTAACCCAAAAGATTATGGGATTTCATCCGTTGATGACAAATTCCTTGGAATATTTAACCcattcagggtccgtgccgtagatctacggctttacgttcagggtccaaaccgtagatctacaccatgagctcagctcactctgataagctgtgagtggtaaatttgggcctagatatgagagaatacatctacgtggtacgtgtgcaccacataaaacaaatcctgcagcacacagtgtataatgagagaaaaaaacagaccgtgattttcgattaaaacagcgactttgcagtgttttttcgtatgtttttatagttgtatttgcaatttcttggtctcatttgatagaatggaagacatattacagaaagagagattattttgattggttttagcactggaaatggcttgaaactgagctcaaaatagcagaaatgttaaatttttgccgatgttcaagagtaaacaaacgacctcgcacatctaatacacgccagctggtgggtctaatatacattcacaaatgtggtgatgatatttatacaattattataatattgcataacagtaaatcttctattttttggtttgaataaaaactcatgtgaataaaaaatcaaaatggaattcatttgtaaagcctcaaaacataactaatgaacagaggaaatgttagtttagtgccaggaatacctacaatgtttattctggaccctattttgaaattggaatattttgaactttgtgttaaattggccaaattaccaatttccaatcacttcattttgtagctgaaacagttgacttggcgatttcttgtgctcaattgatagaatagaagtaatactagtgaaatagctaagaatctggtcgagtggaataatgtaattggccttaaATGGGTGTTGAAGTCGGCAAAATCattgattcataaatatcgctgacacatcaaaattcgcgagggcataatttcgtcaattttccatcaaatttcatactttttattttattaccttcagaaaaagattctctaccatttcataagaaaaaaaaattcttggaccctggtgcacactttgaaatttggcctctggaccctgaaaggattaagtcACCATAGCCTAGAGGCAATTTCCAAGTACTACCTCATCCAGTTATTGACCAGAACTATTGGTGCTAACCTGGTAATGCTGAAGAATTGGTGGTACAAACAGGAATGAAAaccttgtttaaccctttcagggttcagaggccaaatttcaaagtgcacaccagggtccaagaattttcaaaaaataattttgttattttttcttatgaaatggtagagattctttttctggaggtaataaaacaaaaagtacaaaatttggtggaaaattgacgaaattatgctctcggaaattttgatgtgtcagcgatatttatgcatcggcgattttgacgactttgactcccattttaggccaattaccttattccagtcgaccaaattctcattctatcgaatgagcacaCGAAATTGccaactcaactgtttcaactacacaTTAAAGTGATTgggaattggtaatttggccaatttagtgcagagttcaaaatattccaatttcaacatagggtccagaataaacaatgcaggcattcctggcactaaactaacatttcctctgttaattagttacgttttcaggctttacaaatgaattccatttgaatttttattcaaaccaaaaaatagaagatttactgtcatgcaatattgtaataactgtataaataatatcagcacatttgtgaacgtatattagacccaccagctggtgtgcattagatgtgtgaggtgatttgtttactcttgaacatcggaaaaaatttaacattttcacTGCTTTGAGCTCAGCTTTAAGCCATtttcagtgctaaaaccaatcaaaaacatctctatttctgtaatatgtcttccattctatcaaatgagaccaagaaatcgcaaatacaactataaaaacatacgaaaaaacactgcaaagttgctgttttaatcaaaaattatggtctcagttttttctctcattatgcactgtgtgctacaggatttgttttatgtagtgcacacgtaccacacagatgtattctctcatatctaggcccaaatttaccactcacagcttatcagagtgagctgagctcatggcgtagatctacggtttggaccctgaacgtaaagctgtagatctatggcACAAACCCTGAAGGgttaatatttattatttcatTGCATAAATCCTACACATGGAATGAAGAGATGAAACTATTAGAAATAAAATTTATCTTTTGCAAGAATAACAAATTTCATGATTTTTCGACCTTAAAGCTCATTGGGCACTTTGTTTAAACTTGGGTTTTACAGCTGTTATATAAAACCTAAATGGATTTTGGATGACTGGTTTGTTAGGTTGAAATTATTCAATAATCCTATCTTCACTTATACATAACTTACATAACAACCAATGCAAATTTAAAGTATGGATAAGGTTTAAATAAAGCCTATTGGGTAAACACTAAACCAGAATGAGCTACACAGTACCTGGGAAATAGGTTACAGGTTTAATGAGGGCAGatcatttcttggatcaagagcccttcaccagcatcaaggaatgtgCCTAGGTACATACATTCTCTGTGTAGATCTTTGAGAGGATATGGCTAGCTGACTACTTATCTTTCAAGACTATCTAATATACAAATACATTAGGGAtgcatatcacctgtacaccaccagtcaggggatcattaatccctaaaatagggtttAAAGTATGCTGTTTGCATATATACACCTTGAGGTGCACACTCCTCAGTGTACATACCATTACTTTATTTTTCATAACGGGTGTCCTGTGGCTCAGTTGGCAACACTTTGGCCTCGCATATGAGTGTCCGTGGTTTAATCCCTGGCATGGGTGGAAATGCTGGGCAgtttttcttacacctgctgtccctgttcacctagaagtaggtaggtacctgggtactgggtgttaatcgattggagtgggtaagttta includes:
- the Prosalpha6 gene encoding proteasome subunit alpha type-1 isoform X2; the encoded protein is MFRNQYDNDVTVWSPQGRLHQVEYAMEAVKQGSATVGVKSSSHAVLVALKRASSELAAHQKKIMPIDKHIAVSISGLTADARVLSRFMRTECLNEQFAHNQALSLNKLMERVGAKMQIATQRYDKRPYGVGLLLAGFDEDGPHIYQTCPSANYYDCQAMAIGARSQSARTYLERHLDEFRSSTREELIRHALRALRDTLPNDVELTNKNCSIAIVGKGEDLSIYDDDDVNPYLEGLDQEERRGGAGGARDAQPPAAPTAAAEEDDAASAPPPPPTDEQPQGDSMETD
- the Prosalpha6 gene encoding proteasome subunit alpha type-1 isoform X1; the encoded protein is MLFRNQYDNDVTVWSPQGRLHQVEYAMEAVKQGSATVGVKSSSHAVLVALKRASSELAAHQKKIMPIDKHIAVSISGLTADARVLSRFMRTECLNEQFAHNQALSLNKLMERVGAKMQIATQRYDKRPYGVGLLLAGFDEDGPHIYQTCPSANYYDCQAMAIGARSQSARTYLERHLDEFRSSTREELIRHALRALRDTLPNDVELTNKNCSIAIVGKGEDLSIYDDDDVNPYLEGLDQEERRGGAGGARDAQPPAAPTAAAEEDDAASAPPPPPTDEQPQGDSMETD